Proteins encoded within one genomic window of Triticum aestivum cultivar Chinese Spring chromosome 2D, IWGSC CS RefSeq v2.1, whole genome shotgun sequence:
- the LOC123050441 gene encoding G-type lectin S-receptor-like serine/threonine-protein kinase At2g19130: MTLLHVFLGLLLSLHAAASRRGAAAAMDTVSAGNGLAGRDRLVSNNTKFALGFFKMDSKSSHTYLGIWFNKVPKIMPVWSANGESPVIDPISPELAIAGDGNLAILNQATKKVIWSTHANVTTNDTKAVLMNNGNFVLHSSSNSSMVFWQSFDYPTDTLLAGAKIGWDKTTGLNRRLVSRKNLIDQAPGLYTLEMGQNRLGHLLWNSTLEFWTSGAWNGRYFNLAPEMIGALTPNFTFINTENESTFMYTLRDDTAIVQCAIDVYGQGLVGAWLEPIHNWLINYRQPIFQCDVFATCGPFTICRENADPLCSCMKGFSLGSPKDWDLGDRSHGCRRNTPLGCENEGNKPGLAAKFYPVQGSMRLPHEGAKVPATTSGDDCQRICLGNCSCTAYSYGKGGCSIWHGKLYNVKQQSDASSAANGDTLYIRLAAAELPESVVSKKQSGINLVGAAVGASAAALVLVILGLVIWSKKGKWFTSTPVNGVGIISFRYADLQRATKNFTERLGGGSFGSVFKGYLSDSVTLAVKRLEGAHQGDKQFRAEVSSVGIIQHINLVKLIGFCCKGDERLLVYEFMPNQSLDVHLFKANGTVLDWSLRYQIAIGVARGLAYLHTGCRDCIIHCDIKPENILLDTSFVAKIADFGMAKVLGREFSQALTTTRGTIGYLAPEWISGSAVTSKVDVYSYGMVLFEIISGRRNSSQVEDGDYSAFFPLQVARKLLSGEIGSLVDPNLQGDVNLEEVVRVCKVACWCIQDDEFDRPTMAEVVQFLEGVIEVDMPRVPRLLNAITAGVGSPTSDT, from the coding sequence ATGACTCTCCTCCATGTCTTCCTCGGACTCCTCCTCTCCCTGCacgcggcggcgtcgcggcgtggtgccgccgccgccatggacacGGTGTCAGCCGGTAATGGGCTCGCCGGCAGAGACAGGCTCGTCTCCAACAACACCAAGTTTGCGCTCGGCTTCTTCAAGATGGACAGTAAGTCCTCCCACACTTACCTCGGCATCTGGTTCAACAAGGTCCCTAAGATAATGCCGGTTTGGTCTGCCAACGGCGAGAGCCCGGTCATCGACCCCATCTCGCCAGAGCTCGCAATCGCCGGTGACGGCAACTTGGCCATCTTAAATCAGGCCACCAAGAAAGTCATATGGTCCACCCATGCCAATGTCACAACCAACGACACCAAAGCTGTGCTCATGAACAATGGCAACTTCGTCCTACACAGCTCCTCAAACTCATCCATGGTCTTCTGGCAGAGCTTTGACTACCCAACCGACACCCTTCTCGCCGGCGCAAAGATTGGCTGGGACAAGACCACCGGCCTGAACCGCCGCCTTGTTTCAAGGAAAAATTTGATTGACCAGGCTCCTGGTCTCTACACTCTGGAGATGGGACAGAATAGGCTTGGTCATCTCCTGTGGAACTCAACACTAGAATTCTGGACCAGCGGGGCATGGAACGGCCGTTACTTCAACCTAGCACCCGAGATGATTGGCGCCCTGACACCAAATTTCACATTCATAAACACTGAGAATGAGTCTACCTTCATGTACACGTTGCGGGATGACACGGCCATTGTGCAATGTGCGATAGATGTCTATGGCCAAGGGCTGGTGGGTGCATGGTTGGAACCCATACATAACTGGTTGATCAATTACAGGCAGCCTATCTTTCAATGCGACGTCTTTGCAACCTGTGGACCTTTCACAATCTGTAGAGAAAATGCAGATCCACTCTGCAGCTGCATGAAGGGTTTCTCGCTGGGATCACCCAAGGACTGGGATCTGGGAGACCGAAGCCATGGGTGCAGGAGGAACACTCCATTAGGCTGTGAGAATGAGGGAAACAAGCCAGGTCTTGCAGCTAAGTTCTACCCCGTGCAAGGTAGTATGAGGTTGCCCCATGAGGGAGCAAAAGTACCGGCCACGACAAGTGGAGATGACTGCCAACGGATTTGCTTGGGCAACTGTTCTTGCACTGCATATTCGTACGGTAAAGGAGGCTGCTCTATTTGGCATGGGAAATTGTACAATGTAAAACAACAATCTGATGCTTCTTCAGCAGCAAATGGCGATACGCTTTATATCCGCCTTGCCGCAGCAGAGCTGCCAGAAAGTGTGGTAAGTAAGAAGCAGAGTGGAATCAACCTCGTCGGTGCTGCGGTTGGTGCAAGCGCTGCTGCTCTTGTCCTGGTGATTCTTGGATTGGTGATTTGGAGTAAAAAAGGGAAGTGGTTTACTAGCACGCCGGTAAATGGAGTTGGGATCATTTCATTTCGGTATGCTGATTTGCAACGTGCAACTAAGAACTTCACAGAAAGGTTAGGAGGGGGCAGTTTCGGTTCTGTATTCAAGGGGTATCTAAGTGACTCAGTCACCTTGGCAGTGAAAAGACTTGAAGGTGCCCATCAAGGAGATAAGCAATTCAGAGCAGAAGTGAGTTCAGTTGGAATCATCCAGCACATCAACTTAGTCAAACTGATAGGGTTTTGTTGCAAAGGCGACGAGAGGCTGCTTGTGTATGAATTCATGCCGAATCAATCCCTTGATGTGCATCTATTTAAGGCCAATGGTACAGTTTTGGACTGGAGTCTCAGATACCAGATAGCTATTGGAGTTGCCAGAGGCCTAGCCTACTTGCACACTGGTTGTCGGGATTGCATTATACATTGTGATATCAAGCCAGAAAACATACTTCTCGACACTTCATTCGTAGCCAAAATTGCAGACTTTGGAATGGCAAAGGTTTTGGGGAGAGAATTTAGTCAAGCATTGACTACAACGAGAGGAACCATTGGATATCTTGCTCCTGAATGGATTAGCGGATCAGCTGTTACATCTAAAGTTGATGTTTACAGTTATGGGATGGTTTTGTTTGAAATCATATCAGGAAGGAGAAATTCAAGTCAAGTTGAGGATGGTGATTATTCAGCCTTTTTTCCTCTACAAGTTGCAAGAAAGCTTCTCAGTGGAGAAATTGGAAGTCTGGTAGACCCAAATTTGCAAGGTGACGTGAACCTTGAGGAGGTTGTAAGAGTTTGCAAAGTTGCATGTTGGTGCATTCAAGATGATGAGTTTGATCGACCGACCATGGCCGAGGTGGTGCAGTTTCTTGAGGGTGTTATTGAGGTTGATATGCCTCGAGTGCCGAGACTACTGAATGCAATCACAGCAGGAGTAGGTTCACCAACATCTGACACTTAG